Within Campylobacter jejuni, the genomic segment TGGGTGAGCTGCTTTTAAAATCAAATGCTTAGTATTATCAATCAAAATCTCCTTGTTTTTTGCGTAATTTCCCCAAAGCATAAAAACAAGCCCTGATTTTTCATTACTTAATTTATGTATTATAGCATCACTAAATTCTTGCCAACCCCACGAACTATGGCTAGCTGCTTTATTTGCTTCAACGCTAAGAATAGAATTTAAGAGCAAAACTCCTTGTTTTGCCCAAGAGCTTAAATCTCCGCTTTTTGCTGGAGTGATGTTTAAATCATTTTGCAATTCTTTAAAAATATTATTAAGACTTGGTGGGATTTTTACATTTTTTGGAACCGAAAAACTAAGCCCCATTGCTTGATTTGGTTGATGATAAGGATCTTGTCCTAGGATAATAATTTTAATTTCTTTTAAAGGACATAAATTAAAAGCATTAAAGATTAAATTTGCAGGCGGATAAATAACTATATTTTGATTAATCGCATTTAGGTATTGTTTTTTGATTTCTAGAAAATATTTTTTTTGAAATTCGTCTCTTAAAAATTCTTTCCAGTCATCATTTATTTTAATCTTATCTATGTTTATTGTAATTTCTTCCATATTATCCCTAATTATTTAAATTATTAAAAATTTTATTCTAACAAAAAAGCTTGCAAAAATATATTAATTTTTTTTGAAGTAAATAAAATTTTTTATATTAATAAAAATTAAATATAAAGACATAATAGGATATAAAAATACTTAATTTATTGTATTTGAAAGTAGTTTTATTATTAACCAATTATTAACTAAAAATGCAATATCATTATTTTATGATTTAAATCAAAAATTTTTGATTTTAAATTAAAATACTTTTATGAAAGGTTCAAAATGGGAACAAGAAAAGAACATGATTTTATTGGGGAATTAGAAATCTCTGATGAGGTTTATTATGGAGTGCAAACTTTTAGAGCTGTTGAAAATTTTGATATTTCTCATGATAGATTAAAAGATTTTCCTCGCTTTGTTAGAGCTTTGGCTAGAGTAAAAAAAGCTGCAGCTATGGCAAATCATGAATTAGGTCTTTTGGATAAAAATATCCAAGATGCGATTATTAAAGCGTGCGATAAAATTTTAGAAGGCGGATATTATGATCAATTTGTAGTAGATATGATCCAAGGAGGTGCTGGAACAAGTACAAATATGAATGCTAATGAAGTTATAGCA encodes:
- the ung gene encoding uracil-DNA glycosylase — translated: MEEITINIDKIKINDDWKEFLRDEFQKKYFLEIKKQYLNAINQNIVIYPPANLIFNAFNLCPLKEIKIIILGQDPYHQPNQAMGLSFSVPKNVKIPPSLNNIFKELQNDLNITPAKSGDLSSWAKQGVLLLNSILSVEANKAASHSSWGWQEFSDAIIHKLSNEKSGLVFMLWGNYAKNKEILIDNTKHLILKAAHPSPLARTGFLGCKHFSKANEFLKKVGKIPIDWKIV